The following is a genomic window from Streptomyces sp. NBC_01381.
CGGCCGTGTCCCCCTCCTCGCCCGACGCGAGCCCCAGCATCGCGAGCCCCGCGCACACCACGCCCACCGCTCCCCACTCGAACCCGCTCAGCCGCACCCGCAGCAGCCGCGCCGAGACCACCGCCGTGACGGCGAGGCTCGCCGCGAGCGCCGCGCCCACGGCGTAGATGGGGATGGAGCGCAGGGCAATGATCTGCAGCACGAATCCGAGCCCGTCGAGGCCGAGCCCCGCGATGTACCGCCACTGGCGCACCGCCCGGAGGAACAGCGCGGGATCGACCCCGGATCCCGTACCCGGCGCGGTCGCACGCGCGGCCATCGCCTGGAGGACCGAGGCCGTGCCGAAGCAGACCGCTGAACCGAGCGCGCAAATCATCCCAAGAGACACGAAGTGACTGTAGAGGAAGGGGATTCCGTGGAGCCGGTTGGCGGGCCGGGCGGGTGCTTACCTACGCTGATCGCCGATCACGTACAACATCACGTACGCAAACACCGCGTACGCAACAACACGTGCGCAAAGCAACACGTGCGCAGGCAACACGTACAGAAACAACGGGGAGTGGAAGAACCGATGGCAGCGGAGAAGCAGCGGCGCAGGCTGCGGTCAAGCACGGTCGTGCTCGGCGGAATGGGTGTCCTCGCGGCGGCCCTGAGCGCGTGCGGCTCGGAGCCGGACAAGCGGTGTGTGGACCGCGACAGTTACGACCTCGTCAACGGCTACAAGATCGTCGCGGACAAGAACTGCAAGAGCGGCGGATCGTCGTACTCGTCCGGCAAGGGACGCAAGACCGGCAGCTCCTATGGATCCGGGACAGGAACAGGAACAGGAACCGGAACCAGCAAGTCCGGCCGGATGGACGCCGACTGGTACTACGACGCGGACGTCTCCGGCCGCTACGCCGACTACGGCACCTTCAGCCACAGCGAGGCCGTCGACCGCGACGGCTTCGGCTGCTCGGGCAGCGGCAGCGGCGGCGGCTGAGCCGGAACCAGCGAGACCGAGGTTCGAGACCATGGAACGCCGCACCCTCACCCCACGTCCCGGCTGGCAGCAGACCGTCGAGGATCAGGGGCTCATCTACCCGCTCACCCGCTACCCGGACGACTCGCTCCGCCCGTACTGGGACGAGTCCGCCTGCTACGTCTTCTCGCTGCCCGAGGTCGAGGCCCTGGAGGAGGTCGTCGAGGAGCTGCACGCGATGTGCATCGCGGCGGCCGGGCACATCGTCACGCACGACCGCCTCGCGGACCTCGGCATCACGGACCCGCGGGTCGCCGCAGCGGTCACCGAGGCCTGGCACCGCCGCGCCGAACTCCCGTCCCTCTACGGCCGGTTCGACCTGCACTACGACGGCCGCGACGGCGCACCCGCCAAACTCCTGGAGTACAACGCCGACACCCCGACCTCCCTGGTCGAGGCGGCGAGCCCGCAGTGGTTCTGGATGGAGGAGCGCTTCCCCGGCGCCGACCAGTGGAACTCCCTCCACGAACGCCTCGTCGACGCCTGGAAGAAGCAGGCAGACCTGCTGCCGCCCGGCGGCCCGCTGTACTTCGCGCACTCCGCGGGCGACGAGCTCGGCGAGGACCTGATGACCGTCGCGTATCTGCGCGAGACGGCGCAGCAGGCGGGGCTCGAGACCGAGGCGATCTCCATGGAGGACATCGGCTGGGACCGGCTCTCGGGGCGGTTCGTCGACAAGAAGCTCCGCTTCATGCGCAGTTGCTTCAAGCTCTACCCGTGGGAATGGCTCACCACCGACCGGTTCGCCCCGCACGTCCTCGACACCCTCGACAACGGCGGCGGCACCGGCTCCACCCTGTGGATCGAGCCGGCCTGGAAGATGCTGCTCTCCAACAAGGCGCTGCTCGCGATCCTCTGGGAGCTCTACCCGGGCCACCCCAACCTCCTCCCCGCCTATCTCGACGGCCCCCGCGAGCTGGCGTCGGAACGGGGGTACGTCGCCAAGCCGCTGCTCGGCCGAGAGGGCGCCGGGGTGACGGTGCACCCGCCGGGCGACGGTCCGGTCTCCCTGCGCGAAGAGGCCTGCTGCTACCAGGAGTTGGCGCCGCTGCCCGACTTCGACGGCAACCATGTCGTGCTCGGCGCGTGGGTCGTCGAGGACGAGTCGGCGGGGCTCGGCATCCGGGAGTCGTCGGGTCTGATCACGGACGAGTACGCCAGGTTCCTGCCGCACGTGATCCTCTGAGGCCGCGGTCCAGGCTGCGGCCAGAGGCTGCAACTCGCCCGAGTACCCTGCGGATTGATCGATCCGATCACGTACGGAGGCGAACCGCATCATGGCCGACAGCAGGATCAACACCACGCAGCCGCACACGGCCCGCATCTGGAACTACTGGCTCGGCGGCAAGGACAACTACCCGGTCGACCAGGCGGCCGGGGACCAGATCCGTACGCTGCACCCCGGCATCGGCGAATACGCCCGCGCCGACCGGCTGTTCCTGGGGCGGGCGGTGAGCCACCTGGTCACCGAGTGCGGCATCCGCCAGTTCCTCGACATCGGCACCGGCCTGCCGACCGCCGACAACACCCACGAGGTCGCGCAGCGCCTGGCCCCCGAGACGCGCGTCGTCTACGTGGACAACGACCCGCTGGTGCTCACCCACGCGCGGGCCCTGCTGACCAGCACGCCCGAGGGGAAGACCGACTACCTCGACGAGGACCTGCGCAATGTCGAGGCCATCCTCGAACACGCCGCCAAGACCCTGGACTTCGACCAGCCCGTCGCGCTGATGCTCCTCGGAGTCGTCATCTTCATCGACGACGACTCCGAGGCGTACGGCATCGTGCGCCGCCTGCTCGACGCGCTCCCGGCCGGCAGCCACCTGGTCCTCTCGCACACCATCACCAGTCCGTCGATGCCCGACGTGGACGAGGCCGTGGCGTTCTGGAACGAGAACGGCACACCGAAGCTCACGCAGCGCACCCCGGACCGGGTCGCGGAGTTCTTCGACGGGCTCGAACTCCTGGACCCGGGCGTGGTGTCGTGCAACCGCTGGCGCCCGGAGTCGGATGCGGCGTCCGGCCTTGAGGACGTGGCCATGTTCGGCGGGGTCGGCGTCAAGCGCTGATCCCCGCTGTCCCTCCGGGTCACCCCAGGCGGACGAGCATCTTGCCGGTGTTGGCGCCGCGCAGCACACCGAGGAAGGCGTCGGGCGCCTGCTCGATGCCCTCGACGACGGTCTGTTCGGTGCGCAGGGTGCCGTCGGCGAGCAGCCCCGCGGCCTTGCCGATCCACTCGGGGAACAGGTCGAAGTGGCTGCTGACGAGCATGCCGCGCAGGGTCGCCTCATGGGTGGCGGCACGGAAGAGGTTGTTCGGACCCGGCGCCGGCTCGGTGGTGTTGTAGCCGCTGATGGCGCCCACCAGGGCGATGCGGCCGCCGGTGCGGATGGCACCGATGGCGGCTTCGAGATGGTCGCCGCCGACCGAGTCCAGGTAGACGTCGATGCCGTCGGGGGCGGCCTGGGCGAGCTGCTGAGCGATGCCGCCCTGGCGGTAGTCGATGGCCGCGTCGTACCCGAACGTGTCGAGCAGCTTCTTGGTCTTCGCCGGTCCGCCCGCCGAGCCGATCACACGGGAGGCCCCGAGCTCGCGGGCCAGCTGTCCCGCGACGCTGCCGACCGCGCCGGCGGCCGCCGAGACGAAGACGACGTCGCCCTCACGGACCGGTGCGGTGCGGGTGAGCGCGGCGTACGCGGTCAGGCCGGTGGTGCCGAGCGGGCCGAGGTAGGCGGCCTCGGGGGCGAGTGCGGTGTCGATGACGGTGGCCGCCGCCGCGTCCACCACGGCGTACTCCCGCCACCCCAGAAAGTGCGAGACGCTCGCGCCCACCGGGATGCCGGGCGCCCTGGACGCGACGACCTCGCCTATGGCGCTGCCTTCGAGGGCGGCGCCGAGGGCGAAGGGCGCAATGTAGGAGGGGGCATCGTCCATGCGGCCCCGCATGTACGGGTCCACGGACATCCAGGTGTTGCGTACGAGGATCTGGCCCTCGGCCGGCTCGGGGATGTCGGTGGTGACCAACTCGAAGTCGGCGGGGGAGGGTTCGCCGGTGGGACGGGCGGCGAGGCGGATTTCGCGGGAGGTGGTGGGGTTCGTGTTGCTGGTCATGGCGGCGTTCCTTCTCTCGGTGTCCGGTGTCCGGTGTCCGGTGTCCGGTGTCCGGTGTTGTGCTGCGGTGATGGGACTACCGTGCCGGGGGCCGCGCACGGAACGCTGACGGTTCACGCACGGGGGCTGGCGGCTCGCGCACGGGTGCGGCTGGTGATCGCTTTGCCGCGGGCCCGCATTACCGTTGCGGCATGCGATTCGAGGTGCTGGGCCCGTTGGTGGTGCGCACGGAGGGCGGGGCGGTCGTCCCGGTTCCCGAGCCGAAGGTCCGTGCGCTGCTCGCGAATCTCCTGCTCCACGAGGGGCGGCCGGTCCCGGCTGACGTGCTGATCGACGACCTGTGGGGCGATCGCCTGCCGGGCAACCCCGCCAACACCCTGCAGACCAAGGTCTCCCAGCTGCGCCGGGCCCTGGAGAAGGCGGAGCCGGGCGCGCGGGAGCTGGTGGCGTACGGGCCGTCCGGGTACGTGCTGCGGGTGCCCGCGGAGTCGACGGACGCGGGCAGGTTCACCGCGCTGACTGCTTTGGCGTACGACACTGCCGAGCCGCCTGCGGATTCTCGTACGGATTCTCGTACGAAGGTGAAGTGGCTCTCGGAGGCGCTGGCGCTGTGGCGGGGACAGGCCTACGCGGACTTCCGGGACGAGGGCTTCGCGCGGGCGGCGGTGGCGCGGCTGGAGGAACAGCGCCTGACGGCCCAGGAGATACGGGCCGAGATCGTGCTGGACTTGGCAGGTCCTGGCGAACAGGGCACGCTCGCCGATGAGTTGGCCGACCTGGTGGCCGAACAGCCGCTGCGTGAACGGCTGCGGGGTGCCTACATGCGCGCCCTCTACCGTGCGGGGCGCCAGACGGAGGCCCTTGACACCTACCGTGACCTGCGCGAACGCCTGGCCGACGACTTGGGCATCGACCCTGGTGCGGAACTGACCGCCCTCCACGGCGCGATGCTCCGCCAGGCCCCTGGCCTGTCCACGCCGACACCTTCTTCTCCTGCGCGCCCCCTCACGAATCTCCCCGCACCCGTGACGGCATTGATCGGCCGATCGAAGGCGGTGGCCCGCGTACGCCAACTCCTCTCCACAACCCGCCTGGTCACCCTCACGGGACCCGGCGGTGTGGGCAAGACCCGCCTCGCACTGGAGGCGGCGGCGGGCTTCACGGAGGACTTCACCGACGGCGTGTGGCTGGCGGAGCTGGCCGGCACGAGGACCGGCGTGGCCGAGACGGTGGCCGCCGCGCTGGGTGTCCGCGACGACGTTTCAGTGATCCGGGACGAGGAGCCGGAGGGCGGGCACGGTGCTTGGGGAGGTGCCCGGGGAGGTGCTTGGGGAGCGGCGGACTCGCCCTCTCCCCTCGCGACGGTGCTCGCCAAGGCGCTCGCCCCCCGGCGGCTGCTTCTCGTGCTCGACAACTGCGAGCACGTCCTCGACGAAGCCGCCGCTCTCCTCGACCAACTGCTGCGGCATGCCCCCGGTCTGCGCGTCCTCGCCACCAGCCAGGAACCCCTCGCCATCACCGGCGAGACCCTGGAGGCCGTCGCACCCCTCGGCGAGGACGAGGCCCTGGAGCTGTTCGCTGCGCGGGCCGCGGCCACGGCCCCCGGCTTCGCACTGACCGCGGAGAACACCGCCGACGCCGCCCTCATCTGCCGCCGCCTCGACGGCATCCCGCTCGCCGTCGAACTGGCCGCCACCCGCGTACGCGCCCTCGGCGTACACGCCCTCGCCGACCGCCTGCACGACCGCTTCCGCCTCCTGAACCAGTCCCGCCGCGACGCCCCCGCCCGCCAGCGCACCCTGCGCGCGATGATCGACTGGAGCTGGGAACTGCTGACCCCGGACGAGCAGTCCGTGCTGCGCCAACTGTCGGTCTTCAGCGGCGGATTCACCCTCCAGTCCGCCGAAGCGGTGTGCAAAGCCCCGGGAATCCCTGGCGGGGGGATGGGCGTGACGCTGGGCCTGGACGGCGGTACGGGTGCGATGCCTGGCCCGGGCGGGGGCGCGGGCGTGACGTTTGGCTCTGGCGGGAGTACGGGTGCGATGCCTGGCCCGGGCGGGGGCGCGGGCGTGACGTTTGGCTCTGGCGGGAGTACGGGTGCGATGCCTGGCCCGGGCGGGGGCGCGGGCGCGACGTTTGGCCCTGGCGGGAGTACGGGTGCGACACCTGGCCCGGGCGGCGGCGCGGGCGCGATGCTTGGCCCTGGCGGGGGCACAGCCGCGACGCTTGGCCCTGGCGGGGGCACGATCGCGACACCTGGCCCCGGCGGCGGCACGGCGGAGACGCCCGGCCCCGCCCTGGACGTACTCGACCTCATCACCCGCCTGGTCGACCGCTCCCTCCTCACGACGGCACCCGGCACCGACGACACGCACGGCATCCGCTACCGCATGCTCGAATCCGTCACCGCCTACAGCCTCGAACGCCTCA
Proteins encoded in this region:
- a CDS encoding glutathionylspermidine synthase family protein produces the protein MERRTLTPRPGWQQTVEDQGLIYPLTRYPDDSLRPYWDESACYVFSLPEVEALEEVVEELHAMCIAAAGHIVTHDRLADLGITDPRVAAAVTEAWHRRAELPSLYGRFDLHYDGRDGAPAKLLEYNADTPTSLVEAASPQWFWMEERFPGADQWNSLHERLVDAWKKQADLLPPGGPLYFAHSAGDELGEDLMTVAYLRETAQQAGLETEAISMEDIGWDRLSGRFVDKKLRFMRSCFKLYPWEWLTTDRFAPHVLDTLDNGGGTGSTLWIEPAWKMLLSNKALLAILWELYPGHPNLLPAYLDGPRELASERGYVAKPLLGREGAGVTVHPPGDGPVSLREEACCYQELAPLPDFDGNHVVLGAWVVEDESAGLGIRESSGLITDEYARFLPHVIL
- a CDS encoding SAM-dependent methyltransferase encodes the protein MADSRINTTQPHTARIWNYWLGGKDNYPVDQAAGDQIRTLHPGIGEYARADRLFLGRAVSHLVTECGIRQFLDIGTGLPTADNTHEVAQRLAPETRVVYVDNDPLVLTHARALLTSTPEGKTDYLDEDLRNVEAILEHAAKTLDFDQPVALMLLGVVIFIDDDSEAYGIVRRLLDALPAGSHLVLSHTITSPSMPDVDEAVAFWNENGTPKLTQRTPDRVAEFFDGLELLDPGVVSCNRWRPESDAASGLEDVAMFGGVGVKR
- a CDS encoding NADP-dependent oxidoreductase, giving the protein MTSNTNPTTSREIRLAARPTGEPSPADFELVTTDIPEPAEGQILVRNTWMSVDPYMRGRMDDAPSYIAPFALGAALEGSAIGEVVASRAPGIPVGASVSHFLGWREYAVVDAAAATVIDTALAPEAAYLGPLGTTGLTAYAALTRTAPVREGDVVFVSAAAGAVGSVAGQLARELGASRVIGSAGGPAKTKKLLDTFGYDAAIDYRQGGIAQQLAQAAPDGIDVYLDSVGGDHLEAAIGAIRTGGRIALVGAISGYNTTEPAPGPNNLFRAATHEATLRGMLVSSHFDLFPEWIGKAAGLLADGTLRTEQTVVEGIEQAPDAFLGVLRGANTGKMLVRLG
- a CDS encoding BTAD domain-containing putative transcriptional regulator; the encoded protein is MRFEVLGPLVVRTEGGAVVPVPEPKVRALLANLLLHEGRPVPADVLIDDLWGDRLPGNPANTLQTKVSQLRRALEKAEPGARELVAYGPSGYVLRVPAESTDAGRFTALTALAYDTAEPPADSRTDSRTKVKWLSEALALWRGQAYADFRDEGFARAAVARLEEQRLTAQEIRAEIVLDLAGPGEQGTLADELADLVAEQPLRERLRGAYMRALYRAGRQTEALDTYRDLRERLADDLGIDPGAELTALHGAMLRQAPGLSTPTPSSPARPLTNLPAPVTALIGRSKAVARVRQLLSTTRLVTLTGPGGVGKTRLALEAAAGFTEDFTDGVWLAELAGTRTGVAETVAAALGVRDDVSVIRDEEPEGGHGAWGGARGGAWGAADSPSPLATVLAKALAPRRLLLVLDNCEHVLDEAAALLDQLLRHAPGLRVLATSQEPLAITGETLEAVAPLGEDEALELFAARAAATAPGFALTAENTADAALICRRLDGIPLAVELAATRVRALGVHALADRLHDRFRLLNQSRRDAPARQRTLRAMIDWSWELLTPDEQSVLRQLSVFSGGFTLQSAEAVCKAPGIPGGGMGVTLGLDGGTGAMPGPGGGAGVTFGSGGSTGAMPGPGGGAGVTFGSGGSTGAMPGPGGGAGATFGPGGSTGATPGPGGGAGAMLGPGGGTAATLGPGGGTIATPGPGGGTAETPGPALDVLDLITRLVDRSLLTTAPGTDDTHGIRYRMLESVTAYSLERLNEAGETKETRRRHAHHYTHLAEQAARQLRGPAQHHWLHRLDTETVNLRAALEWAAMDDGTAEDGPALGVSPSGGSAASSNLAAPGDAPPSHSARTNTAPGATPTARDDAFSGTAPIGDPSTSGVAGDGAVTGSAVTGSALTRSALTGGATTGSAPGGSTPSELSARHAAHDRPAPGAAATPLSLRLANSLTWYWFLRGRLGEAERSLGGSLDPCPNGSAAASARTARAAFALLTGDAPRDTAADDDADPRSRWLLAYASCGFRTPHEDATIDGILEEFRAADDRWGVAAALSVRATLALYRGDLPALRRDAEDSAARFAELGDRWGQLQASEQLGVLAEIAADYEAATRLHRDGMRDAEELRLWTDVSFRLSRLGRIALLTGDDAAATDFHARAARLAEQHSHRPAQQFAETGLAIGARRRGDLDTAEQHLLPWLAWNRRLGVDSGSALILAQLGYVAEQRGDAQRAEELHREGLTTARATGDDRAVALALEGLAGARSLAGDHTRTAELLGAAAALREAAGSPLPPAERADVDRAAHRSRTALAEDDYAAAFTHGHTSPPEGW